Proteins from a single region of Sesamum indicum cultivar Zhongzhi No. 13 linkage group LG5, S_indicum_v1.0, whole genome shotgun sequence:
- the LOC105162040 gene encoding probable pectinesterase 53: protein MPSQQACFIALLVLLLNAGDATCHTKGIRPKKSGAWGKQLSVNMTQVQYSEQQFMKWVDFVGSLKHSLFRTAKNKLFPSYTLKVDRNPAYGDFTSIQDAIDSLPMVNLVRVVIKVHAGVYTEKVTIPQLKSFITIEGAGADKTIVQWGDTAQTAGPKGQPLGTYGSATFAVNSPYFIAKNITFKNTTPVPPPGAVGKQAVAFRISADTAAFVGCKFLGAQDTLYDHLGRHYYKDCYIEGSVDFIFGNALSLFENCHVHAIAPIIGAVTAQGRSSILDDTGFSFVNCKVTGSGALYLGRAWGPFSRVVFAYTYMDNIIIPKGWYNWGDPSREMTVFYGQYKCTGAGASFAGRVSWSRELTDEEAKPFISLTFIDGSEWIKI from the exons ATGCCCTCCCAGCAGGCCTGTTTCATAGCGCTGCTTGTTCTGCTGCTGAATGCCGGCGACGCGACGTGCCACACCAAAGGCATCAGGCCGAAGAAATCAGGCGCTTGGGGGAAGCAATTATCGGTGAACATGACGCAAGTACAATACTCGGAGCAGCAGTTCATGAAGTGGGTTGATTTTGTTGGGAGCCTCAAGCACTCACTCTTCAGGACTGCCAAGAACAAGCTCTTCCCTTCTTACACTCTCAAAGTCGACAGAAATCCAGCGTATGGGGACTTCACGTCGATTCAGGACGCAATTGACTCTCTTCCTATGGTCAATCTTGTGCGGGTTGTCATCAAGGTTCATGCAGGGGTTTACAC GGAGAAGGTAACAATACCTCAATTGAAATCATTTATAACAATAGAGGGTGCGGGAGCAGACAAAACCATTGTGCAATGGGGCGATACTGCCCAGACAGCTGGGCCTAAAGGGCAGCCTCTTGGCACGTATGGTTCAGCCACTTTTGCCGTCAATTCCCCTTACTTTATAGCCAAGAATATTACATTTAAG AATACCACGCCGGTGCCGCCACCAGGAGCCGTAGGGAAGCAGGCGGTGGCGTTCCGGATATCCGCCGACACGGCCGCGTTCGTTGGCTGTAAGTTTTTGGGTGCGCAGGACACACTGTATGATCACTTGGGCAGGCATTACTACAAAGATTGCTACATTGAGGGCTCTGTGGACTTCATCTTTGGGAATGCACTCTCCTTGTTTGAG AATTGTCACGTGCATGCAATAGCACCAATAATAGGAGCAGTAACAGCACAGGGGAGGAGCAGCATATTAGACGACACAGGATTCTCGTTCGTGAACTGTAAGGTGACGGGGTCAGGAGCACTGTACCTGGGGAGGGCATGGGGTCCTTTCTCCAGGGTCGTTTTTGCCTACACCTACATGGACAACATCATCATCCCCAAGGGCTGGTATAACTGGGGCGACCCCTCCAGAGAAAT GACTGTGTTTTATGGGCAGTACAAGTGCACAGGAGCAGGGGCAAGTTTCGCAGGACGAGTTTCGTGGTCCAGGGAACTTACTGATGAAGAGGCTAAACCTTTTATTTCCCTCACCTTCATTGATGGTTCTGAGtggatcaaaatataa